Proteins encoded in a region of the Salinicoccus sp. RF5 genome:
- a CDS encoding SLOG family protein has protein sequence MKTLIAGYRPYELGIFKDTQPEAEVLKQFMREKVRAYAETGTEWFIIQGYTGIEFYAAEAIMDLREEYGFKLCVLKPFHKFDDRYKEDDQLKLNRILEASDFHNFVFNRPYESPKMFRMINQFLIEHSDQALIVFDEEVESKTRFIYEQMLEFQENNPYNIERIQFDEINAFIDSAYER, from the coding sequence ATGAAGACGCTGATAGCGGGATACCGTCCATACGAGCTCGGCATCTTCAAGGACACGCAGCCGGAAGCCGAAGTGCTGAAGCAGTTCATGCGGGAGAAGGTGCGGGCGTATGCTGAAACGGGGACCGAGTGGTTCATCATCCAAGGGTATACGGGCATCGAATTCTATGCCGCAGAGGCCATCATGGACCTCCGGGAGGAGTACGGCTTCAAGCTCTGCGTGCTGAAGCCTTTCCATAAGTTCGACGACCGGTACAAGGAGGACGACCAGCTGAAGCTGAACCGGATACTGGAAGCCAGCGATTTCCACAACTTCGTCTTCAATCGTCCATACGAGTCACCGAAGATGTTCAGGATGATCAACCAGTTCCTGATCGAGCATTCCGACCAGGCCCTCATCGTATTCGATGAGGAGGTCGAGTCGAAAACACGTTTCATATACGAGCAAATGCTTGAATTCCAGGAGAATAATCCGTATAATATTGAAAGAATACAATTTGACGAAATCAATGCTTTCATAGATTCCGCTTATGAGAGGTGA
- a CDS encoding YpoC family protein translates to MTIGEMHQKLLEEARHPDHALYDAYQGEIFFQINEVLDEIPEEAHEHVLPFNFKERKDYIRSRPYQYHSIIQLKALHDEFTKKLASYRIRMNR, encoded by the coding sequence ATGACAATTGGGGAGATGCACCAGAAGCTGCTTGAAGAGGCGAGGCACCCGGATCATGCACTCTACGATGCCTATCAGGGGGAAATCTTCTTCCAAATCAATGAAGTGCTCGATGAGATCCCGGAGGAGGCACATGAACATGTGCTTCCCTTCAACTTCAAGGAACGCAAGGACTACATCCGCTCCCGCCCCTACCAGTACCACAGCATCATCCAGCTGAAGGCACTCCATGATGAATTCACCAAGAAGCTGGCTTCTTATCGTATAAGGATGAACAGATAG
- a CDS encoding class I SAM-dependent RNA methyltransferase, whose protein sequence is MQFKLLANTPMGIERVVADEIEALGYETRLENGRVYFEGDETAIIRTNLMMRTADRIRIIIGDFSVETFDELFEKTKALPWSDILGPAAAFPVTGRSHKSTLYSVPDVQRIVKKAIVEHLKDAFSIKTKLPETGPRYKVDISILKDRAVLTIDTSGDALHKRGYRTGQGEAPIKETLAATMLKLANYDGSNTLLDPFAGSGTIPIEAAMMALNIAPGSNRTFDAEKWDIIPEEDWKRERMALEEAAHYDREVRILASDIDPEMIQIAKDNAMEVGLLDNIHFETRDIHDLELEEHHVQIVTNPPYGERIGEAKAVEEMYRKIGEMMEKDPTLSVYLMTSNKMFEHIVGKKATKRRKLFNGYIETTYFQYWGKRGE, encoded by the coding sequence ATGCAGTTCAAATTGCTGGCAAATACACCAATGGGGATAGAGAGAGTAGTGGCGGATGAGATCGAAGCGCTCGGCTATGAAACAAGACTCGAGAACGGAAGGGTCTATTTCGAGGGGGATGAGACGGCCATCATCCGGACCAATCTGATGATGCGGACCGCCGACCGCATACGCATCATCATCGGCGACTTCAGCGTGGAGACATTCGACGAGCTGTTCGAGAAGACGAAGGCGCTGCCATGGTCGGATATACTCGGACCCGCCGCGGCATTTCCCGTCACGGGACGCTCCCACAAGTCGACGCTCTACAGCGTGCCGGATGTCCAGAGGATCGTAAAGAAGGCCATCGTCGAGCATCTGAAGGACGCCTTCAGCATCAAGACGAAGCTGCCGGAGACCGGACCGCGCTATAAGGTCGACATCTCCATACTCAAGGACCGTGCCGTACTCACCATCGATACGAGCGGGGATGCCCTCCACAAGCGGGGATACAGGACTGGTCAGGGTGAGGCGCCGATCAAGGAGACCCTTGCCGCCACCATGCTCAAGCTCGCCAACTATGACGGGTCGAACACCCTGCTCGATCCATTCGCAGGATCCGGCACCATCCCGATCGAAGCGGCCATGATGGCCCTGAACATCGCACCGGGCTCAAACCGGACATTCGACGCTGAGAAGTGGGACATCATACCGGAAGAGGACTGGAAGCGCGAGCGGATGGCGCTTGAGGAGGCCGCCCACTATGACAGGGAAGTGCGTATCCTGGCATCCGACATCGACCCGGAAATGATTCAGATCGCCAAGGACAATGCCATGGAAGTGGGACTGCTCGACAATATCCACTTCGAAACACGGGATATCCATGATCTGGAACTCGAGGAGCATCATGTGCAGATCGTCACCAATCCGCCATACGGGGAACGTATCGGGGAGGCCAAGGCAGTGGAGGAGATGTACCGCAAAATCGGGGAAATGATGGAGAAGGATCCGACACTGAGCGTCTACCTCATGACATCGAACAAGATGTTCGAGCATATCGTCGGCAAGAAGGCGACGAAGCGCCGCAAGCTGTTCAATGGCTACATCGAAACGACATACTTCCAATATTGGGGAAAGCGGGGGGAATGA
- a CDS encoding sulfurtransferase, with product MTIIDGSTHAGDLPDDLILVDCRNVMDDLEASSRKVAAHPLKRAVHIPQSPWMFDSPGLNRGRHPIPCRSVVAALHQTLKQEGGTLLLLDDEKQFFHTRLYYLFWLYGFDALLWNDSIERLSSLSGKFRESAATLPSEDLERSGTFDDADKNLLAGMDEVKAAVNDRDVLLIDVRARARYLGEEEPIDRKMGHIPGAVNIPYGDIFRSGRMDFDALEDMRSFLGSFREIIVYCGSGMSATPPFLVLREMGLLARLYGGSFSEWITVEANSIETGDSPLNERIVSQNE from the coding sequence ATGACGATCATAGACGGAAGTACCCACGCAGGTGACCTGCCTGATGATCTTATACTGGTCGACTGCAGGAATGTGATGGACGATCTGGAGGCATCAAGCAGGAAAGTGGCCGCCCATCCTCTCAAAAGGGCTGTCCATATCCCCCAGAGCCCGTGGATGTTCGATTCACCCGGACTGAACCGAGGCAGGCATCCGATACCCTGCAGGAGTGTGGTCGCCGCCCTGCATCAGACATTGAAGCAGGAGGGCGGGACACTGCTGCTCTTAGATGACGAGAAGCAGTTCTTCCATACACGGCTCTACTACCTGTTTTGGCTCTACGGCTTCGATGCCCTTTTGTGGAATGATTCGATTGAGCGCCTCAGCTCCCTGTCAGGAAAGTTCAGGGAGTCTGCCGCAACTCTGCCTTCTGAAGACCTGGAGCGTAGTGGCACATTTGATGATGCCGACAAAAACCTGCTTGCAGGCATGGATGAAGTCAAGGCGGCTGTGAATGATAGAGATGTCCTGCTGATTGACGTCCGGGCACGTGCGCGATACCTCGGTGAAGAGGAGCCCATCGACCGGAAGATGGGGCATATACCAGGGGCTGTGAACATTCCCTACGGAGACATTTTCCGTTCGGGAAGGATGGATTTCGATGCACTTGAAGATATGCGGAGCTTCCTCGGCAGCTTCAGGGAAATCATCGTCTATTGCGGCTCGGGGATGAGCGCGACGCCGCCGTTCCTCGTACTCCGGGAAATGGGACTGCTTGCAAGGCTCTATGGCGGCAGTTTCTCGGAATGGATCACGGTTGAAGCCAACAGCATCGAAACAGGGGATTCCCCCCTCAATGAAAGGATCGTTTCCCAAAATGAATAA
- a CDS encoding transglycosylase domain-containing protein has protein sequence MEENYKRTKGRKTGSGTSKKGGRRSRASLIKRILLWAVLIGLILLIVGSFLFAYYASKSPAFSEEKLKDPIPAKIYDKDDELVTTLYGGQKRMLTDIDETPEKVTDAILAVEDNRFYEHGAIDFVRLGAAVLNNVTDGFGSQGASTITQQVVKRVFLTEEKTIERKAQEAYLAYRLEQEYSKDEILEMYMNKIYYSDGIYGIRTASLYYFGKELEALNLAETAYLAGLPQLPNRYNLYVDSETGTNRAHTVLNLMLHHERITEAEYNEAINTDITANLVQRSEEERASNEPEDPEYASYINVVKRELQQNDKFKDMELGEALASGLSIYTNMDSSIQTELQTMVNDRDYYYNPKFKSEHFNLASSILDTETGNLVAISGGRDYREVVMHNQALVKKNVGSTMKPFLAYGPAIENMEWRTDQTIEDEAEYQPEGFDHTIYNYDKQDHGEVTMRDALRQSLNIPAVKTFETVMDEAGENAPEEFAEAVGLEYSTEEEEDLPLTFNDVLGGGDYSRFTPLQMAEAYASLGNGGTYNEAQSIRYVVTDEGETVEFEHESEQAMEDYTAYMLTDMLKGTFEPYGSADYIPMNGLNIAAKTGTTSYSSDIREENNLPASSAKDAWIVGYTPEYTMSLWTGFTATEEGGDTSFVGADEHITPQWFFRDIMQSISTYNGQDFERPDSVVDVNGDELAVKGSEDMQTYEDEQRQRNTQQRQQPEEDIDEPNQVITEDPEAADEAEPSTEQETPETQPEERTEEQVEEPAEEETEEPTEEVTEQQTEESEPATEEEPTSEETEAPEQEQTTEDPASEETGEPTEEPNEEETDEAA, from the coding sequence ATGGAAGAGAACTATAAAAGAACCAAGGGCAGGAAGACTGGAAGCGGCACATCCAAAAAAGGGGGCCGGCGGTCCCGGGCCTCCCTCATCAAACGGATACTGCTGTGGGCGGTCCTCATTGGTCTGATCCTCCTCATCGTCGGTTCATTCCTGTTTGCGTATTACGCATCAAAATCCCCGGCATTCAGCGAGGAGAAGCTGAAGGATCCGATACCGGCGAAGATCTACGACAAGGATGATGAACTCGTCACCACGCTGTATGGCGGCCAGAAACGGATGCTGACGGATATAGACGAAACACCTGAGAAGGTCACAGATGCGATCCTTGCCGTGGAAGACAACCGCTTCTACGAGCATGGGGCCATCGACTTCGTAAGGCTTGGCGCTGCAGTGCTGAACAATGTCACTGACGGGTTCGGCAGCCAGGGTGCGAGCACGATCACCCAGCAGGTCGTCAAGCGGGTGTTCCTCACCGAGGAGAAGACGATCGAGAGGAAGGCGCAAGAAGCCTACCTCGCCTACCGTCTCGAGCAGGAATATTCCAAGGATGAGATTCTTGAGATGTACATGAACAAGATCTACTACTCCGACGGCATATACGGTATCCGGACGGCCAGCCTCTATTATTTCGGCAAGGAGCTTGAAGCGTTGAACCTGGCGGAAACGGCCTATCTCGCCGGCCTGCCGCAGCTGCCGAACAGATACAATCTGTATGTTGATTCTGAGACCGGGACGAATCGTGCACATACCGTATTGAACCTGATGCTCCATCATGAGCGCATTACGGAAGCCGAGTACAATGAAGCCATCAACACCGACATCACCGCCAACCTGGTTCAGCGTTCCGAAGAGGAGCGTGCCTCGAATGAGCCTGAGGATCCGGAATACGCCTCCTACATCAACGTGGTGAAGCGGGAGCTCCAGCAGAACGACAAGTTCAAGGACATGGAACTCGGGGAAGCCCTGGCCAGCGGCCTGTCCATCTATACAAACATGGACAGCAGCATCCAGACCGAGCTTCAGACGATGGTCAATGACCGGGACTACTACTACAATCCGAAGTTCAAGAGCGAGCACTTCAACCTTGCCTCGTCGATCCTCGATACCGAGACAGGCAATCTCGTCGCCATCTCAGGCGGCCGTGACTACCGCGAAGTGGTCATGCACAACCAGGCACTGGTGAAAAAGAATGTCGGATCCACCATGAAGCCGTTCCTGGCCTATGGCCCTGCCATCGAAAATATGGAATGGCGGACCGACCAGACGATCGAGGATGAAGCGGAATACCAGCCGGAAGGCTTTGATCATACGATATATAACTATGACAAACAGGATCATGGTGAAGTGACCATGCGCGACGCCCTGAGGCAGAGCCTCAACATACCTGCCGTCAAGACTTTCGAGACGGTGATGGACGAAGCAGGAGAAAATGCACCGGAGGAATTTGCGGAAGCCGTGGGACTCGAATACAGCACCGAAGAGGAGGAAGACCTCCCACTGACCTTCAATGATGTGCTCGGCGGCGGGGACTACTCCCGGTTCACACCATTGCAGATGGCAGAAGCCTACGCTTCGCTCGGCAACGGCGGCACCTACAATGAAGCCCAGTCCATCCGCTACGTGGTGACGGATGAGGGGGAAACGGTCGAATTCGAGCATGAGTCCGAGCAGGCGATGGAAGACTATACCGCCTATATGCTGACGGATATGCTGAAAGGGACTTTTGAACCTTACGGCAGCGCCGACTATATTCCGATGAACGGCCTTAACATTGCCGCGAAGACGGGGACGACATCCTACAGCAGCGATATCCGGGAAGAAAACAATCTGCCGGCCAGCTCAGCGAAGGATGCCTGGATCGTCGGCTATACGCCGGAGTACACGATGAGCCTGTGGACAGGCTTTACAGCGACCGAAGAAGGCGGAGACACTTCGTTCGTCGGTGCGGACGAGCATATCACGCCACAGTGGTTCTTCAGGGACATCATGCAGTCGATCAGCACATATAACGGCCAGGACTTCGAGCGTCCCGACAGTGTGGTCGACGTCAATGGCGATGAACTTGCTGTAAAAGGCAGTGAGGACATGCAGACTTATGAAGACGAACAGCGTCAGCGCAATACCCAGCAGCGCCAGCAGCCGGAGGAAGACATCGATGAACCGAACCAGGTGATCACCGAGGATCCTGAAGCGGCGGATGAAGCAGAACCATCCACTGAACAGGAAACGCCGGAAACACAACCTGAAGAGCGTACTGAAGAACAGGTTGAGGAACCGGCTGAAGAAGAAACCGAAGAACCGACAGAAGAAGTGACGGAACAGCAAACGGAGGAGTCGGAACCGGCCACAGAAGAGGAACCAACATCTGAAGAGACCGAAGCACCTGAACAGGAGCAGACGACCGAGGACCCGGCTTCTGAAGAAACCGGGGAACCAACGGAGGAACCGAATGAAGAAGAGACGGATGAAGCCGCATAA
- the recU gene encoding Holliday junction resolvase RecU — MKYPKGIKPRPKAPISRNRTPDGKVKYGSRGMTLEKDLDQTNAYYLETGRAVIHKKPTPVQIVNVDYPSRRKAKIDEAYFKVPSTSDYNGIYRGRYIDFEAKETRNDKRFPFINIHEHQVDHMRRCHEQGGIVFIIIKFSLYDETYLMPIGHFLPFWEAFLDGGRKSIRYTDIKDASLLLKQGINPRISYLDAVDEFYFENGE; from the coding sequence ATGAAATATCCCAAGGGCATCAAACCCCGGCCGAAAGCTCCAATAAGCAGGAACCGCACACCGGACGGCAAAGTGAAGTACGGCTCCAGGGGGATGACTCTGGAAAAGGACCTGGACCAGACGAATGCATACTATCTGGAGACGGGGCGCGCCGTCATACACAAGAAACCCACGCCCGTGCAGATCGTCAATGTGGACTACCCTTCAAGGAGAAAGGCGAAGATTGATGAAGCTTATTTCAAGGTCCCTTCGACGAGCGACTACAACGGCATATACAGGGGCCGGTATATAGATTTTGAAGCAAAGGAGACACGCAACGACAAGCGCTTCCCCTTCATCAACATACATGAACACCAGGTGGACCATATGAGGCGCTGCCATGAGCAGGGAGGCATCGTGTTCATCATCATCAAGTTCTCATTATACGATGAAACATACCTGATGCCGATCGGGCATTTCCTGCCTTTCTGGGAAGCATTCCTTGATGGCGGCAGGAAGTCCATCAGGTACACGGACATAAAAGACGCGAGCCTGCTGCTGAAGCAGGGGATCAACCCGCGGATCAGCTACCTTGATGCAGTCGACGAATTTTATTTTGAGAATGGAGAATAG
- a CDS encoding dynamin family protein, producing the protein MATSKRHTSNIGESGGNETLAATETLEILYKLKKEILKSENEDLVSQIDHAIMKTYKDQLVFSFIGHYSAGKSSLINHMLNQEILPSSPVPTTSNTVSVEIGDSEEIQAFVDQYRYIPLENYESLRKLNTRDLDITSISMNVPHALFRERTVFQDTPGVDSNTSSHGESTNRFLLNSDYIFFTVEYNHVESEHNMKLLKEIADLDIPFSLIINQIDKHDDRELSMDTFLSRIRRTLDQWSIVPEHVFTTSIYDSPYNEINQVTKHISEIEAARAAYEAAYHERIISNIEDRQLQYLEDAEADLCGQLDIAGEPTREAVESHLAYLGKEVEKSGIARLHEDPEALRTHVQKALKDITANSYIYPHQVKSAITDFLKVLAGEIQPGGLFGKRKKAKMLYEEHKEKIGQEIVPVLQTEINAPVNGMFDSLGLEGAPFKYEWNPDVLIEEEITSLSSNYIMNYLDKLKRGIESDISSKAMEHLERLEAGAWDQKDSDDHLTEEIRLYTSLGDVLALKESLETDNYRHFYIHLDDEMERLKLTEPISHDFGEAEPERVYSSDSDGPAEVEEMDTPYFTRLAGMLEGHPRYEDFRTIIEDKLERIRNGQVNISVFGGFSAGKTTFINALMGEARLTTSPNPTTATITEIAGGGESHALYKTEEDLVQSLAVITNREGESVDDFLPWIRKNKKAVKEAYIPFLNGIETHYARHREHLGTDVVMPTDELIAKISADEEAIFIHKAFLSLDNEFTNNFSIIDSPGINSINERHTKETHNIISASDMIIYVSYYNHVFSRSDEQFLQYIKSIKGDNFPVIFIVNAVDLMKSEADLDKVLNYIRSALGQLNIKNRVFPLSAKQALEGGDGRFDHAKEEIVSLAHRNASMIQYQSLEETAGQLKHAVAGNMKRYHNQHEEKAHIEAVRNQLISDLEQFTAHSAAPTLHQELDIILSHVEKQLTLKLYDHLKGLVSASDMRNRKFIAENRTFIINSINQQLSLEIATSFNAIYHKADRELEQDIRKLNASLREAQTAHHIETVQVDRPQPEAGADPDRLFDFQKPLHQARNQPRDFRTLQLDLAKAFVQSMDAEKMQADMSAMIDGYLGEVDRKMQEPLESIRQSLKEPLPEISDAEYAEDRKLDQAIENLEGIEA; encoded by the coding sequence ATGGCTACATCGAAACGACATACTTCCAATATTGGGGAAAGCGGGGGGAATGAAACATTGGCTGCGACAGAGACACTGGAAATCCTATACAAACTGAAGAAGGAAATACTCAAGTCCGAAAATGAAGATCTTGTTTCCCAGATCGACCATGCGATCATGAAGACCTACAAGGATCAGCTGGTCTTCTCCTTCATCGGGCATTATTCCGCCGGGAAGTCGAGCCTGATCAACCATATGCTGAATCAGGAGATACTGCCGTCCTCCCCGGTGCCGACCACCAGCAACACCGTTTCGGTTGAAATCGGGGACAGCGAGGAGATACAGGCTTTCGTCGACCAGTACCGGTATATCCCGCTTGAAAACTACGAGTCCTTAAGGAAACTGAATACGCGGGACCTCGACATCACCTCCATCTCGATGAATGTGCCGCATGCACTTTTCCGGGAACGGACCGTCTTCCAGGACACCCCTGGTGTGGATTCCAACACGAGCAGCCACGGGGAGAGCACCAACCGCTTCCTCCTCAACAGCGACTACATCTTCTTCACAGTCGAATACAACCATGTGGAGAGCGAGCACAACATGAAGCTGCTCAAGGAGATCGCCGACCTCGATATCCCGTTTTCACTCATCATCAACCAGATCGACAAGCACGATGACCGGGAGCTCTCCATGGACACCTTCCTCTCCCGCATCAGGCGGACACTGGACCAGTGGAGCATCGTGCCTGAACATGTATTCACGACTTCGATCTATGACTCGCCATATAACGAAATCAACCAGGTGACGAAGCACATATCGGAAATCGAGGCGGCGCGGGCCGCCTATGAAGCGGCATACCACGAACGGATCATCAGTAACATCGAGGACAGGCAGCTCCAGTACCTCGAGGATGCAGAAGCGGACCTCTGCGGGCAGCTCGACATAGCCGGGGAGCCGACGCGTGAAGCGGTGGAATCGCACCTTGCCTATCTTGGGAAGGAAGTGGAGAAGAGCGGCATCGCCCGCCTTCATGAGGACCCGGAGGCGCTGCGCACACATGTCCAGAAGGCACTCAAGGATATCACGGCAAACAGCTACATATATCCACATCAGGTGAAGTCGGCCATCACCGATTTCCTGAAGGTCCTTGCCGGTGAAATACAGCCGGGCGGCCTGTTCGGCAAGAGGAAAAAGGCGAAGATGCTCTATGAAGAGCACAAGGAGAAGATCGGGCAGGAGATTGTACCTGTGCTTCAGACCGAGATCAACGCTCCGGTCAACGGCATGTTCGATTCCCTAGGTCTTGAGGGGGCCCCCTTCAAGTATGAATGGAATCCGGATGTCCTGATCGAGGAGGAGATCACCTCCCTCTCATCAAACTACATCATGAACTACTTGGACAAGCTGAAGCGTGGGATCGAATCCGACATCTCATCAAAAGCGATGGAACACCTGGAGAGGCTTGAAGCAGGGGCGTGGGATCAGAAGGACAGCGACGACCACCTGACGGAAGAGATCCGGCTGTACACATCCCTCGGAGATGTACTTGCCCTGAAGGAATCGCTAGAGACCGATAACTACAGGCATTTCTACATCCATCTGGATGATGAGATGGAACGGCTCAAGCTGACGGAGCCGATCAGCCACGACTTCGGCGAAGCGGAGCCCGAGAGGGTATACTCCAGCGACAGCGATGGACCGGCGGAAGTGGAAGAGATGGACACGCCATACTTCACCAGATTGGCCGGGATGCTCGAGGGCCATCCAAGGTATGAAGATTTCCGAACGATCATCGAAGACAAGCTCGAGCGCATCAGGAACGGTCAGGTCAACATCAGCGTCTTTGGTGGATTCAGTGCCGGCAAGACGACCTTCATCAACGCCCTGATGGGGGAGGCCCGCCTGACGACGAGCCCGAACCCGACGACGGCGACGATTACGGAAATTGCGGGTGGCGGCGAGAGCCATGCCCTCTATAAGACTGAAGAAGACCTCGTCCAGTCGCTTGCTGTCATCACGAACAGGGAGGGCGAATCGGTCGACGACTTCCTGCCGTGGATCAGAAAGAATAAAAAGGCGGTCAAAGAGGCCTATATCCCGTTCCTGAACGGCATCGAAACCCACTATGCCCGCCACCGGGAGCACCTCGGCACCGATGTTGTGATGCCGACCGATGAACTGATCGCAAAGATCAGTGCGGATGAAGAGGCGATCTTCATCCATAAGGCCTTCCTCTCCCTCGACAATGAATTCACGAACAACTTTTCAATCATCGATTCCCCTGGAATCAACTCGATCAATGAACGGCATACGAAAGAGACGCACAACATCATCTCAGCGAGTGACATGATCATCTACGTATCCTACTACAACCATGTCTTCAGCCGTTCCGATGAACAGTTCCTCCAGTACATCAAGTCCATCAAGGGGGACAACTTCCCGGTCATATTCATCGTCAATGCCGTCGACCTGATGAAATCGGAAGCGGATCTCGACAAAGTGCTCAACTACATCCGCTCCGCCCTCGGTCAGCTGAATATAAAGAACAGGGTCTTCCCGCTCTCTGCGAAGCAGGCACTTGAAGGCGGGGACGGACGGTTCGATCATGCGAAGGAGGAGATCGTTTCCCTGGCGCACCGCAATGCCTCGATGATACAGTACCAGTCACTCGAAGAGACGGCGGGTCAGCTGAAGCATGCCGTAGCGGGCAACATGAAGCGATACCATAACCAGCATGAGGAAAAGGCGCACATCGAAGCCGTCAGGAATCAACTGATTTCGGATCTCGAACAGTTCACCGCACACAGCGCGGCGCCGACGCTGCATCAGGAGCTCGACATCATCCTCTCCCATGTGGAAAAGCAGCTGACGCTGAAGCTGTATGATCACCTGAAGGGACTCGTCTCCGCGTCTGATATGAGGAACAGGAAGTTCATTGCAGAGAACAGGACCTTCATCATCAACAGCATCAACCAGCAGTTGAGCCTGGAGATTGCGACCAGCTTCAATGCAATCTATCATAAGGCGGACAGGGAGCTTGAGCAGGACATCAGGAAATTGAACGCGTCGCTCAGGGAGGCACAGACCGCCCATCACATCGAAACGGTGCAGGTCGACCGGCCGCAGCCGGAAGCGGGAGCCGACCCGGACCGTCTGTTCGATTTCCAGAAGCCGCTCCACCAGGCAAGGAACCAGCCGAGGGACTTCCGCACCCTGCAGCTCGATTTGGCAAAAGCCTTTGTGCAGTCCATGGACGCGGAGAAGATGCAGGCCGATATGAGTGCAATGATCGATGGTTATCTTGGAGAGGTGGACCGGAAGATGCAGGAACCACTCGAGAGCATCCGGCAGTCCCTGAAGGAGCCATTGCCGGAAATAAGCGATGCTGAATATGCCGAAGACAGGAAACTGGATCAGGCAATCGAAAATTTGGAGGGGATTGAAGCATGA
- the nth gene encoding endonuclease III, whose protein sequence is MISKKKTVEMIDKIDVMFPDAECELVHRNPFELTIAVLLSAQCTDNLVNRVTRDLFKKYRTPEDYLAVELPELENDIRSIGLFRNKAKNIQKLCRDVIDRFDGEIPDNYEDLVSLAGVGRKTANVVLSVAFGVPRIAVDTHVERVAKRLGIARYKDSVLEVEKTLMQKVPEARWSKTHHQLIFFGRYHCTARNPKCETCLLLEDCREGQKRMKAKALK, encoded by the coding sequence TTGATCAGTAAAAAGAAGACGGTAGAGATGATCGACAAGATAGATGTGATGTTCCCGGACGCGGAATGCGAGCTCGTACACCGCAACCCATTCGAACTGACCATTGCAGTCCTGCTTTCCGCACAATGCACCGACAATCTTGTGAACAGGGTGACCCGTGACCTCTTCAAGAAATACAGAACACCGGAGGACTATCTTGCTGTAGAACTTCCGGAACTTGAGAATGACATCCGCTCGATCGGCCTGTTCAGGAACAAGGCCAAAAACATCCAGAAGCTGTGCAGGGATGTCATCGACCGTTTCGATGGCGAAATACCTGACAACTACGAAGATCTCGTGAGTCTCGCAGGAGTGGGGCGGAAGACCGCCAATGTCGTGCTTTCCGTGGCTTTCGGCGTTCCGCGGATTGCTGTGGACACCCATGTCGAACGTGTGGCGAAAAGGCTCGGCATCGCACGCTACAAGGATTCCGTCCTTGAAGTCGAGAAGACGTTGATGCAGAAGGTGCCAGAAGCACGCTGGAGCAAGACCCATCATCAGCTGATCTTCTTCGGACGCTACCATTGCACAGCCAGAAATCCGAAATGTGAAACCTGCCTGCTGCTTGAAGACTGCCGGGAAGGGCAGAAGCGGATGAAGGCGAAGGCGCTCAAATGA
- the gpsB gene encoding cell division regulator GpsB encodes MNEYTLKLSAKDIFEKEFEKSLRGFKPIEVDSFLDDVISDYQKMADMNSNLKRLEEENARLKKEVEELRIRVATHSRSVDNQAQTHQIDILKRLSNLEKKVFGQSKVN; translated from the coding sequence ATGAACGAATATACGCTGAAGCTTTCGGCAAAGGATATATTCGAAAAAGAGTTCGAGAAGTCTCTTAGAGGTTTCAAGCCCATTGAAGTAGATAGTTTCCTAGATGATGTCATCAGCGACTATCAAAAAATGGCCGACATGAACAGCAATCTCAAAAGACTCGAAGAAGAGAACGCACGACTGAAGAAGGAAGTTGAAGAACTCCGGATTCGTGTTGCGACGCATTCGAGGTCGGTGGACAACCAGGCGCAGACCCATCAGATAGACATCCTGAAACGGCTGAGCAATCTGGAGAAGAAAGTGTTTGGACAGTCCAAAGTCAATTAG